The following proteins are encoded in a genomic region of Streptococcus sp. 29892:
- the dnaN gene encoding DNA polymerase III subunit beta — MIQFSINKNVFLQALNTTKRAISTKNAIPILSTVKITVTSDGITLTGSNGQISIEHFISIQDENAGLLISSPGAILLEAGFFINIVSSLPDVVVDFNEIEQKQVVLTSGKSEITLKGKDAEQYPRLQEVPTSKPLVLETKVLKQTINETAFAASLQESRPILTGVHFVLTDNKNLKTVATDSHRMSQRKLVLEKAGDDFNVVIPSRSLREFTVVFTDDIETVEVFFSNNQILFRSEHISFYTRLLEGTYPDTDRLIPTEFKTVAVFDTANLRHSMERARLLSNATQNGTVKLEIANNIVTAHVNSPEVGRVNEELDTLEVTGEDLVISFNPTYLIEALKATNSEQVKISFISSVRPFTVVPNSEGDDLIQLVTPVRTN, encoded by the coding sequence ATGATTCAATTTTCAATTAACAAAAATGTATTTCTCCAAGCACTAAATACAACTAAACGAGCAATCAGCACAAAAAATGCTATTCCCATTCTTTCAACTGTTAAAATCACGGTTACTAGTGATGGAATTACTTTAACAGGTTCTAATGGACAGATTTCTATCGAACATTTTATTTCTATCCAGGATGAAAATGCAGGTCTGTTGATAAGCTCTCCTGGCGCTATTCTTTTAGAAGCAGGCTTCTTTATCAATATTGTATCTAGCCTACCTGATGTTGTAGTTGATTTTAATGAAATTGAGCAAAAGCAAGTTGTACTAACAAGTGGTAAGTCTGAAATTACTTTGAAAGGTAAAGATGCGGAACAGTATCCTCGTCTGCAAGAAGTGCCAACTTCAAAACCTTTGGTCCTAGAAACAAAAGTACTAAAACAAACTATCAATGAAACAGCCTTTGCAGCTTCATTACAAGAAAGTCGCCCAATACTAACAGGTGTTCACTTTGTCTTGACAGATAATAAAAATCTAAAAACAGTTGCGACAGATTCACACCGTATGAGCCAACGAAAATTAGTTCTTGAAAAAGCAGGGGACGATTTTAATGTGGTGATTCCAAGTCGTTCTCTTCGCGAATTTACAGTCGTTTTTACGGATGATATCGAAACTGTAGAAGTATTCTTCTCCAACAATCAAATCCTTTTCAGAAGTGAGCATATTAGTTTCTATACACGCTTGCTTGAAGGAACCTATCCAGATACGGATCGCCTGATTCCAACGGAATTCAAAACAGTTGCTGTCTTTGACACAGCTAATCTCCGTCATTCAATGGAACGTGCCCGTCTTCTTTCAAATGCAACTCAGAATGGTACAGTGAAACTTGAGATTGCTAACAATATTGTCACAGCTCATGTAAACTCACCAGAAGTTGGACGTGTAAACGAAGAATTGGATACCTTGGAAGTGACCGGTGAAGACTTGGTAATTAGTTTTAACCCGACTTACTTGATTGAAGCCTTGAAGGCTACCAATAGTGAGCAGGTCAAAATTAGCTTTATCTCATCTGTTCGTCCATTTACAGTGGTACCAAATAGCGAAGGGGATGACCTCATTCAATTGGTGACACCAGTTCGAACCAACTAA
- a CDS encoding DUF951 domain-containing protein produces MYQLGTFVEMKKPHACVIKSTGKKANKWEVIRLGADIKIRCSNCDHVVMMSRHDFERKMKQVLPSEA; encoded by the coding sequence ATGTACCAATTAGGAACCTTTGTCGAAATGAAAAAGCCCCATGCCTGTGTCATCAAATCGACCGGCAAGAAGGCCAATAAGTGGGAGGTTATCCGACTAGGAGCAGATATTAAAATCCGCTGCAGTAATTGTGACCATGTTGTTATGATGAGCCGGCATGATTTTGAACGAAAAATGAAACAAGTTCTGCCGAGTGAAGCTTAG
- a CDS encoding helix-turn-helix domain-containing protein: MKQLAQQIRVLRTSKNLSQDELAEKLYISRQAVSKWENGEATPDIDKLVQLAEIFGVSLDYLVLGKEHEKEIVVEQRGKMNGWEYLYEESKRPLTRGDVVVLIFFAVIFLGGLFIKYYF; this comes from the coding sequence ATGAAGCAGTTAGCACAGCAAATTCGAGTTTTACGCACATCCAAGAACCTATCCCAAGATGAGTTGGCAGAGAAACTCTATATTTCCCGTCAGGCTGTTTCCAAGTGGGAAAATGGCGAAGCAACGCCAGATATTGATAAACTGGTTCAGCTGGCAGAAATCTTTGGTGTTAGTCTGGATTATCTGGTTTTAGGAAAAGAGCATGAGAAGGAAATTGTGGTGGAACAACGAGGAAAAATGAATGGTTGGGAATACTTGTACGAAGAATCCAAACGACCTCTTACAAGAGGAGATGTTGTCGTTCTCATTTTTTTTGCAGTTATATTTTTAGGTGGATTATTCATTAAGTATTATTTTTAA